In Bacteroidota bacterium, a single genomic region encodes these proteins:
- a CDS encoding response regulator transcription factor — protein MKDIKALIIDDEASSRNVLKQLLMRFCPEITVCGEASNSDIAYELILSTQPQLVFLDIQMPSGNGFSLLRKFEKIDFEIVFVTSFDQFAIEAIKFNALDYLLKPVEVADLKAAVKKTVNRINEKHFSSPLVVNLLANLRQETQEKKIPLHSSNNVRFVSIGDIIFFEADGNYTNIETGMGEKFISSKNLKEFEEMLEGITQFIRVNKSVIVNINKIASYSKAEPYILVVGKNKEFEISRRKRNEVLERLKNK, from the coding sequence ATGAAAGATATTAAAGCACTTATTATCGACGATGAAGCATCAAGCCGAAACGTACTTAAGCAATTACTGATGCGATTTTGCCCTGAAATAACGGTTTGTGGCGAGGCAAGTAACAGTGACATAGCCTATGAACTTATTTTGAGTACCCAACCCCAACTTGTCTTTCTGGATATTCAAATGCCTTCGGGAAACGGATTCTCCCTTCTGCGGAAATTTGAAAAAATTGATTTCGAGATTGTTTTTGTTACCAGCTTCGATCAATTTGCAATTGAAGCCATAAAATTCAATGCCCTCGATTATTTACTCAAACCGGTAGAGGTGGCCGATCTTAAAGCAGCCGTAAAAAAAACTGTTAACCGCATAAATGAAAAGCACTTTTCCTCACCATTAGTGGTTAACCTTCTTGCAAATTTGAGGCAAGAGACTCAAGAGAAAAAAATTCCATTACATTCATCAAACAACGTGCGTTTCGTAAGTATTGGAGATATTATTTTTTTTGAAGCAGATGGCAATTATACCAATATTGAAACCGGAATGGGCGAAAAATTTATTTCTTCCAAAAATTTGAAAGAGTTTGAGGAAATGCTGGAAGGTATCACTCAGTTTATTCGTGTAAACAAAAGTGTAATTGTGAATATTAATAAAATTGCCTCTTATAGCAAGGCCGAACCGTATATCCTGGTGGTTGGAAAAAATAAAGAATTTGAAATCTCACGACGCAAAAGAAACGAAGTGCTAGAACGACTTAAAAACAAATGA